The proteins below come from a single Nitrosospira sp. Is2 genomic window:
- a CDS encoding TolC family protein has translation MIHKQIIAAALTLALLQSQAHGEISSWTGTAAPTRAVPQIPSGASATANSNDFPGLRALIAEALENSPEVQAALREREAARQRISPAEALDDPVLEAGVINAPLASSTFNREDMTMKMIGLSQRLPFPGKRGLRKDVAAKDAEAVEHGYAETVNRVTREIKIAYFDLGLTLELTRLVEKNKSILDEFLHIAEDHYSVGRGNQTDVLKAQTQVSRMTDELLRLARERTTIEAELIRALGRSANMAAPVPEPPLLNDFNDQSLHVESLRAAALAQRPRLLALQSLVARNDKALELARKNYYPDLDVRMSYGQRDNMLDGSRRPDMVSLTVAINLPVWRGNKLEPRELESLATRDQALSIYQAQRNEVGAQLRQQVAAAEQTMKSARLYQDAILPQARLTVESALAAYRVNRVDFLTLLDSQMTVFNYEISLVQAMASYNKTLAEIDLLTGKAPNNHTNNQTGNHSE, from the coding sequence GTGATCCACAAGCAAATCATCGCGGCAGCACTAACCCTTGCCTTGCTTCAGTCGCAAGCCCACGGCGAAATTTCCAGTTGGACTGGCACGGCAGCGCCCACGCGCGCCGTGCCACAAATACCCTCGGGCGCTTCTGCAACAGCAAATAGTAATGACTTTCCTGGCCTGCGTGCCCTGATCGCCGAGGCCCTGGAGAACAGTCCGGAGGTTCAGGCTGCACTGCGGGAGCGCGAAGCGGCGCGGCAGAGGATATCGCCGGCTGAAGCGCTCGATGACCCGGTGCTCGAAGCGGGGGTGATCAATGCGCCGCTGGCCTCGTCGACCTTCAACCGAGAGGACATGACCATGAAAATGATCGGTCTGTCGCAGCGCCTGCCCTTTCCCGGAAAACGCGGTTTGCGCAAGGATGTCGCGGCCAAGGATGCGGAAGCCGTCGAACACGGCTATGCGGAGACGGTAAACCGCGTCACGCGTGAAATCAAAATAGCCTATTTCGATCTGGGCTTGACGCTTGAGCTCACCCGGTTGGTCGAGAAAAATAAATCGATCCTGGATGAGTTTCTCCATATTGCGGAAGATCATTATTCGGTCGGCCGCGGAAACCAGACGGACGTGCTGAAAGCGCAGACCCAGGTATCCCGGATGACGGATGAGCTGCTCAGGCTCGCACGCGAACGGACGACGATCGAGGCAGAGCTTATCCGGGCGCTGGGTCGCAGCGCCAACATGGCTGCGCCTGTACCCGAGCCCCCGTTGCTGAATGACTTCAACGACCAGTCCTTGCATGTTGAGTCCTTGCGAGCGGCGGCCCTTGCACAGCGCCCACGGCTGCTGGCGCTGCAAAGCCTGGTGGCGCGCAATGACAAGGCACTGGAATTGGCACGCAAGAACTATTACCCCGACCTGGACGTGCGCATGTCCTACGGCCAGCGCGACAACATGCTCGACGGCAGCCGGCGACCGGACATGGTGAGCCTTACCGTGGCGATTAATCTGCCCGTCTGGCGCGGCAATAAGCTCGAGCCTCGCGAACTGGAGTCGCTTGCCACGCGCGATCAGGCCCTGAGCATTTACCAGGCGCAACGCAACGAGGTGGGTGCCCAATTACGGCAGCAGGTGGCGGCTGCGGAGCAGACCATGAAATCGGCCCGGCTGTACCAGGATGCGATCCTGCCGCAAGCCCGGTTGACGGTTGAATCAGCGCTCGCAGCCTACCGCGTCAATCGGGTCGATTTCCTCACTTTGCTTGATAGCCAGATGACGGTATTCAACTACGAGATCAGCCTGGTGCAGGC
- a CDS encoding copper-binding protein has protein sequence MTIQFSVARQLALALAWVPALAFGGPITYAAPVDPTPVNISPRYPTELSDDRFLQKQKLTSGSGKDALTLAAGSAAAASTAATAATGLIPGRGVVLTIDRANATVKMNHDPIPALNWPRMTMSFRLKESALADQVKKGDAVEFFLEKSGSDYVIVKWRK, from the coding sequence ATGACAATTCAATTCTCTGTTGCCCGGCAACTGGCGCTGGCGCTCGCATGGGTGCCCGCCTTGGCATTTGGCGGACCAATCACCTATGCGGCTCCAGTTGATCCCACGCCTGTCAATATTTCGCCGCGATACCCAACCGAATTATCCGACGATCGGTTTTTACAGAAGCAGAAGCTCACATCAGGATCCGGGAAAGATGCCCTGACCCTGGCTGCTGGTTCTGCCGCGGCCGCAAGCACGGCCGCCACTGCCGCTACAGGTCTCATTCCTGGCAGAGGAGTAGTGCTGACCATCGACCGGGCTAATGCCACGGTAAAAATGAACCACGATCCCATCCCCGCTTTAAATTGGCCGAGAATGACAATGTCATTTCGCTTGAAGGAAAGCGCGTTGGCAGACCAGGTGAAGAAAGGCGACGCAGTGGAATTCTTCCTGGAAAAATCCGGTTCGGACTACGTCATCGTGAAATGGCGGAAGTAA
- the ppk2 gene encoding polyphosphate kinase 2 yields MSKKGDKKESGTKKENGKAGKLATSKPAVEMSKKDYEETLYRLQIELVKLQRHLIKSNEKIVVIFEGRDAAGKDGTIKRITEHLSPRETRVVALGKPSDRDRSSWYFQRYVQYLPAAEELVLFNRSWYNRAGVERVMGFCTNDEYEEFMSSVLEFEHMLIRSGLKLLKYYLDISKAEQAKRLEGRKKDPLAQWKISALDEYALKKWDEYTLARDKMLVHTHNLITPWIIAHADDKPSTRINVIKDMLSRLEYEGKEERLVLPDPKIVATFDASFIEEGLLAR; encoded by the coding sequence ATGAGCAAAAAAGGCGACAAGAAAGAAAGCGGCACGAAGAAAGAAAACGGCAAGGCTGGCAAACTAGCCACCAGCAAGCCGGCAGTCGAAATGTCGAAGAAAGACTATGAAGAAACGCTATACCGGCTGCAGATCGAGCTCGTGAAGCTGCAGCGGCATTTAATCAAAAGCAATGAAAAGATCGTGGTCATCTTCGAGGGTCGGGATGCCGCTGGCAAGGACGGGACGATCAAACGCATTACTGAACATTTGAGCCCGCGTGAAACACGCGTCGTGGCGCTGGGCAAGCCTTCCGACCGGGACCGCAGTTCGTGGTACTTCCAGCGCTATGTTCAGTATTTGCCCGCCGCGGAGGAACTGGTGCTGTTTAATCGCAGCTGGTACAACCGGGCCGGGGTCGAACGGGTCATGGGTTTCTGTACTAACGATGAGTATGAGGAATTCATGAGTTCCGTATTAGAATTCGAGCATATGCTGATCCGCTCGGGCCTCAAGCTCCTCAAGTATTACCTGGACATCAGCAAGGCCGAGCAGGCAAAACGCCTGGAAGGGCGCAAAAAGGACCCCCTGGCACAGTGGAAAATCAGTGCGCTTGATGAATACGCACTGAAAAAATGGGATGAATACACGCTAGCGCGCGACAAAATGCTGGTGCACACCCACAACCTCATCACGCCATGGATCATTGCCCACGCCGATGACAAACCGTCTACCCGGATCAATGTCATCAAGGACATGCTCAGCCGACTGGAGTATGAGGGCAAGGAAGAGCGGCTGGTTCTGCCGGACCCGAAGATTGTGGCAACGTTCGACGCCTCCTTTATCGAGGAAGGCCTTCTAGCAAGATAA
- a CDS encoding DUF6607 family protein encodes MKRASKVAACLLLLPLLSACAGKSFLAKTASVPASVAASADYPTVERPVAGCAAGENAFECDRRAILAIPGNYQVRFNFDETVVLKPGYTRKDPKRSGAFEHVLLVEDTGKRISLQHILVMGGGTITKHWRQDWVYESPKHWVYVGNQRVEPRQREAAGIPGTWTQLVYEVNDAPRYSGSGKWNHRYGVSTWTSERGWRPLPRREYTKRDDYQLINGENRHTITPQGWTHEQDNTKVIRKEDGKDVVLVREFGFNEYRRIDGYDFKPASDYWKSTSGFWADIRARWERALAKDGSLTLSLRTGDEDFNKAILETADAYGKDPRLDKYKTKVDELFRKYVNVGTPASQTKHSDSSSH; translated from the coding sequence ATGAAACGCGCATCAAAGGTTGCAGCCTGCTTGCTTTTATTGCCCCTGTTAAGTGCATGCGCAGGGAAATCATTTCTAGCAAAAACAGCTTCTGTCCCGGCTTCCGTAGCAGCTTCCGCCGACTACCCGACTGTCGAACGTCCCGTTGCGGGGTGTGCAGCCGGAGAGAATGCGTTCGAGTGCGATCGCCGGGCGATTCTCGCAATTCCGGGCAACTACCAGGTGAGATTCAATTTCGATGAAACCGTTGTGTTAAAGCCGGGTTACACCCGCAAGGATCCCAAACGCAGCGGCGCGTTCGAGCATGTATTGCTGGTCGAAGACACGGGTAAGCGTATCTCGCTGCAACATATCCTTGTCATGGGTGGCGGCACGATCACCAAGCATTGGCGCCAGGACTGGGTGTACGAATCACCGAAGCACTGGGTTTATGTAGGTAATCAGCGCGTCGAGCCACGGCAAAGGGAAGCGGCCGGAATCCCGGGCACATGGACGCAATTGGTATACGAGGTAAATGATGCGCCGCGCTACTCCGGCAGCGGAAAATGGAACCACAGATATGGGGTTTCAACCTGGACCTCCGAACGCGGTTGGCGGCCCTTGCCACGGCGCGAATACACCAAGCGCGACGACTACCAACTGATCAATGGGGAGAACCGGCATACCATCACGCCCCAGGGTTGGACGCACGAGCAGGACAATACCAAAGTAATACGCAAAGAGGATGGTAAGGACGTGGTACTCGTGCGGGAATTTGGTTTCAATGAGTACCGTCGCATTGACGGTTACGACTTTAAACCCGCCTCGGACTATTGGAAATCGACTAGCGGCTTCTGGGCGGATATCCGTGCCCGCTGGGAAAGAGCACTCGCTAAAGACGGATCCTTGACGCTATCCTTGCGCACCGGCGATGAAGACTTCAACAAGGCAATACTTGAAACCGCAGATGCCTATGGCAAGGACCCTCGGCTGGATAAATACAAAACCAAGGTTGACGAGCTTTTCCGCAAATACGTGAACGTTGGAACTCCTGCTTCTCAAACAAAGCATTCTGATAGTTCCTCTCACTGA